From a region of the Coffea arabica cultivar ET-39 chromosome 3e, Coffea Arabica ET-39 HiFi, whole genome shotgun sequence genome:
- the LOC113737445 gene encoding expansin-A13-like — MNATLPASPLPLPQLVRSHYHYFPSSSTPSSYTEWRSARATYYAVAEPGDPVGGACGYGDLEKMGYGKATAALSKVLFEKGQICGACFQVRRVQDMRWCILGTSIIVTATNFCAPNYGFEADGGGHCNFPNAHFVLPIEAFEKIAIWKASNIPIQHRKY; from the coding sequence ATGAATGCTACTCTCCCAGCTAGTCCGCTCCCACTACCCCAGCTAGTCCGCTCCCACTACCACTACTTCCCTTCTTCCTCCACCCCCTCCTCCTACACAGAGTGGAGATCCGCCAGAGCCACCTACTACGCCGTCGCGGAACCGGGAGACCCGGTTGGTGGGGCTTGTGGTTATGGGGACCTGGAGAAAATGGGATACGGGAAAGCCACAGCTGCACTCAGTAAAGTCCTGTTTGAAAAGGGTCAGATCTGTGGAGCTTGCTTTCAAGTTAGGCGTGTTCAGGACATGAGATGGTGTATTCTTGGGACTTCCATTATTGTTACTGCGACTAACTTTTGTGCTCCGAATTATGGGTTTGAAGCTGATGGTGGAGGACATTGTAATTTCCCTAATGCACATTTTGTACTTCCCATTGAAGCTTTTGAGAAAATTGCCATTTGGAAAGCTTCCAATATACCCATTCAACATCGCAAGTATTGA